TGGGGCAAGGCCTGATATACAGATCTATTCTTCAGCTGACGAAAGGCCTCCCTTTCATATTTCTCAGTTGGCCAaatcaccacattcccccccttgtccgccggtttaataaCAACTGATTCAAGTGACTGTAAATCTCTCAGGGCCTTCCTCTGCCTGTTAGTTAAATTATCATTGCAGATGTAGTTGGGTATTTTTCTCAGGTCCTCAGTCACAAGTCTACAAAAAATCTCTACCTGGGGGCAGAGGGACAAGGGAGGGAACGTTAGTGACTTAGGCACAACAGATGTGGGAAAATTACCTGGAATCTCAGATTGTTCCCTTAGTAAGTCCTCAAGTGCCTCCAGGGCCTCCTGTTCCACATCATCAGAGGGACCTTGATTTGAATTTCTTTGGCTATGTAGCTTTTTTAAAATCAATTTGCGGCAGAAAAGGTGTGTATCTTTTAGAACTGTGAAAAAATCAAATTTATTAGAGGGAACAAAATTTAAACCCAACTTTAATAAATCCACCTGTGTTTCTGAAAGGGAGTGCGAGGATAGGTTGATTACCTCCAGATGTGTATTTTTCGCTTTGCGTTCATACGCAGGTGAAGGTGAGATCTTCCTTTTGTTATTAAATTGTCTCTTCACGGTCCTCCCAGGCTGTATTTTTCTGACCCCCTCTCCACCTCTAGACTGATCAGATGCTACACTGGATTCTTCCACTGATGTTAACGATGATATGGAGCCGGTCTTCACTTGGGACATAGGGCGtgatcttttattattatttttccagcGATATACTTTATTTCCCTGATAATCCGAATTGTCCCGTTGTAGCTTTTTTGTTTTAACGGCTCCAATTTCTTGCTCCCATTTAGAAAAATCCTTCTCTAAATCGCTATTCAGTTGTTCCATAGCCTCAGAAGTAAGTTCATCTTTTATGATGACCTGTAGGTCGTCAATCTCTTTTTCAATACTGCCTAGTTTCATCTCATCCGCCCTCATTAACAGTTCCATGAAACCCCGGGAGCACTTGGTAGCCAGATTTTCCCAATCTCTTTTAAAATTGTCGTCATCCACTACAAATGATGGAAAAATTTGGATTCTCAAGCCCCTAGGTATTAAATCTCGAGCCAGGTACTGTCCCAAGGATGCCCTATTCCACCATAACTTCGTTCGTCTGTGTAGAAGCGACCTTAATCTCACAATCCTCTCCTTAGAATCACCACCATTAGGAGTTAAAATACCGGTAGACTCCTCCCTGAAGACCTCCTGTAGCCGAGATAACCACGTTTGATCTCGGGTACGGAAATCCATTTGCTTAAGATTAGAAGCTGTGAATAACACAGAGAAATTAGTATCTAAACAATAATCAATAAGCACATCAGAAAAATGGGGTCGAGAAAAAACCACTCGTGTAACCCCCTTAATATTACCCAGATGTCTCGGGTTATAAGGACAACTCCAATAAACATATAGACCCAAAAAAAGGAGTAAACCAGTCccacaaaacataataaaaatcaaTAGTACTTTATTATTACAGAAAATCGTATCTACAAACACACATATAACACATAAATCCAGTAAACTGCTATCATAGCAAATAAGGAAGGAATTCAGGAAGGAAAAATACCGGTGAGCTGGGTAGCCTACATAGGAACTAATGCATCCACAGGGAAGCACATGGGACTCATAAATGAGTATAAGGTGCAAGTGCCAATAAAAGGTGCTCTACCGCACAATCAGTGCTGCCAGCAAATAAGCTACATACTCATTCCCACAAGCTTACCCATTATGTAGAAGGATGGTTCCCCGCGGCTCCCAGCTGCCCCTTGATGCGCGTTTCGCCGCCTAGCTTTCTCAAAAGGGGGTGTTGTCCATTGATTAATCCCGCTGGTATATATACCGCACATACCGGAACTTCATCCGACTCCTGGCGCGCGTACGTATGAGACCCTGTTCCGCCTCCCTCACACAGCCGTCACAGCCGTGCTCGCATGTGGGCGGAACTCCGCCGTATGACGTCAAGTGACATGCGTGCACGGTAGATGGAGATAGCCGCAGAGGGGGAGGAACCTGCCCGGGACCCACAGCGCATGCGCGCACTatcagaagactccaggaaaagagggttgctttaactgaaattcttgtattatgatgaaagtagcaggtaaaaaggaatattcaacagaggacatgtagtaggatgcatacagatggaggaatgatgacaaaatggagaataagggcgagaacaaacatacatcacaggactacagtgagagagttgggccaaaatacagggaaaggcaaacttctgtctagaaagaaggatcgaacacaagcaatgcaaacattgaatgatttcctaagtcgtgagacatgacactccccgtctgaaatccttggatttcacgatgtccgtaattcttcaAAGTCGTTCGAACCtgaaaaaacaagaggaaagaaaacatgcatgcaataataaacatcaaagattttaaagtccaaagtcgttgttgtcgacccgtagatcaaaccgaaagataagtccaaatatattaaacccatcttcagattggggaagccgcaaacatgccaactcttccaccaacccagaatccaatgggaatgttaacagttcaatccaatggaaaatgtcaatattcaataaaactgggggacgaggaggaatgctccccgccgtgagcaacgtccaggagcatgttcagttcatgtgatgtcctcctttcgtagaagcagcacgagttcagtgaccgggcggaagaaggttcgggtagagcccccttttgtcaccttaacttctaccttacgagtctttccgtcctcactgggtaggaccttggcgataagtcccattggccagtcattgcgatgagcctctttgtcctttaagagaacgaggtctccttcttggagattgggactgggcgtctgccatttgtgacggttttgaagcaagtgcaaatattcagtcttccagcgatgccaaaacacgttagccagatgttgtacttgtctccactgacgtttgtaaatgtccttgttatcgaaattcccaggcaGAACTGTAGCAGCTtcagtcttctgtgtaagaagtgtagctggagtaaggatcgctggagcatcggggtcggatgatactggaaccaaaggtctagcatttattatggctgacacttcTGCGAGGAAAGTGACCAGAACTTCATGAGTAAGGGGAAGTTTATGGTCCAGCAACATGGAGTCGAGGATCCTTCGTGCAACACCAATCATGCGTTCCCAAGATCCACCCATGTGTGAAGAGTGTGGAGGGTTGAATACCCAAGTGCATCCATTGTCGGACAAGAAGTTGTCAAACTGCAGTTCCTTGCAGGCTCCTACAAAGTTTGCGCCGCAGTCGGACCGGAGTTGCTTGGCAGGTCCCCGGATGGAAAAGAATCTTCTTAGGGCATTGATGAAGCTGGAGGTATCCATGGATTCAATTATCTCGATGTGAACTGTACGGATACTGAGACAGGTAAATAGGACAGCCCACCGCTTACTGTTCGCGGCTCCTCCACGGGTTTTCCTGGTAACAACCGACCATGGCCCGAAGACGTCTACACCAACATATGAGAACGGTTGGTCCGTGCTCAGTCGATCTGCTGGGAGGttcgccatttgttgttgttggtgttttcctcgtaaccttcgacacttgacacatctatggagaactgaggagacgcaccttttcattcccatgatccacaagccagcagacctgatggcaccttcagtaagatgtctgccttggtgctgtactcgttCGTGATAGTGCCGAATCAACAGAGTAGTGACGTGATGTCGACCTGGAATAATGATAGGGTTCTGCTCCTTATCGTATAGGTCTGATTTACTTAAACGTCCACCCACTCTTAGAAACTTGAGATGATCGACTACTGGGTTCAAGTCGAGTAGGGTGCTGTTTTTGGACACACTGACTCCCTTGGTAATACTGCCAATCTCATGTCAATATTCTTCTTGTTGCACACACCTGATGATGACTTGTTCAGCATGGtctgttggagtcatcttgagcaaattctttatccataacctttatgaattctttatcttcccttgtgggtgccaacttgttgtcactacttgtagagtcgaacactgatgacccgaggttttcatcccagggctagtgcgtgttcatgttgttgaaggattcctgttgccacttggtgttgctcactttctctttcacccagtagtgatgtgggcatggttggaaatgggtgctgcgaccatttgacaagatgtgtgttttgtaagaggagatgttgttaggtctcttcatcttgtgtatgcaaacattgcctacgattacccagcctagatctaagcgttgggcaaatggtgcatcgtgtggtccgttaatttgctgacgtaccttgtgcagccggagaatgtctctgcccagcagaatcaggatatctgcattgttgttgagggctggtatcttgtttgctatcctcttgagatgttgatgatgaagagcagcctctggcgttgggatctcttctcgattggatggaatctggttgcactcgaccagtgtaggtaacggtatctcgacggtgttctcgagagatgtcgctgtaagaccactggcccttctcccagaaacctctgtaacaccactgcaggtacctaaggtgtaagggtaagcatttccctttaagttaaacatatcaaagagttctgaccttgcaagtgatcggttgctctaatcatccagaaggacatacaccttcacggctttctctgggtgaccgttgggatacacgttcaccaggcaaatcttcgcacaggacttgtcccagaggtcttctccgcagacttctgtgcatgaagaagatattgtggtatggcttgcagtttgagctgcgtcctccccgccatggctcgtggggggggaaggagtaagtgtagagtcaggacggaatgggtggagtgcttgtacgtggtcctcactgtcacactccatgcacttaattgtagttttacagtctttagcaaggtgttcagtagaagcacaacatctgtagcataccccgaacttctttagaagctccttacgttcttggagcggtttcttcctgaagccgatgcacttttttaagggatgtggcttcttgtggatgggacattcacgatttgggttctctatcttttcacccttgttactcttgcctggggctgatgttggtaagggaagaatatccgtcttcttcactgacactggacccctgcggtttctgtcattcgagcgtgcgctgacgtatttagaaggaggtgaagctggaccactggattcttcgtaggaaaagcttgggtcgttcttacgctctgccacgtcttttataaactcacagaagtaggagaatggaggaaatgacacttgatgttctttcttgtattttgaccctagtgtagtccacttttcttgtacgttgtacggtagcttggagataatgggatttactccacgggcagtgtccaggtagctgaggccaggtaggtgggtgtctgccttggccagctggagctctaacagcaagtcactgagctctaggaactttgaactgtctttgcttgatatctttggaaaactctgtaatcgcttgaacagtgcatcctctatggcttctggactgccaaagtttttctctagtctttcccatgcagccatgagaccagccgttggattactgatatgtacagacctgagtcgcttaacacgctctgtggattgtggtcctagccatctgattagcaggtccagctcttcggtagcagtgatgccaaggtcactagttacggttctaaaggcatttttccaacctctgtaattttcaggttggtcgtcaaaccttgtgagaccggttttagtaagttcgcggcgaatcatgtaccttgcgaagtcggacatgtctgttctttctgacttaggatgcacgaatgtaggctgagcagtgttgtacataggggtggagacgtcctggccttgaaacgtgggcaagtatggagtggcatatgcatttagtccagcaaccggtttggtgggtatagtctctgctacatgcggagctcgcactgcgcggttgtcgagagtataatgacctgccggcatattgggttgcgtgtagatattagcctgtggagtttggtgagatgcggggtcttggcgcatactggaatacaaaggaagttcaagtttgggagcattgtactgaccttgaatgcagggttctgtaagtggatcggcatcctggtgccctggagaagcatgaacgccatcaggaatgttagtaatgatctgcggttcgccattttggcttagcacgtagtctcttgtgcgttcaatagggtcttctgcctccacttcacacaaactgatgctgtctctttgactcccactgatagctcgctccaggatccttaactctgccatggctgtcgcgtgctcacattccttctccatagcttccttgcgtgctgcatccgcatccatttctgctctcttttgtgctgtggctgcatccatttctgctctcctttgcgccaaggcagcttgtatcttagacgtttctgCCTTAccacgtgctcttataagctgctcgctgagagtggaatattttgatgaacttgacctagatgagcgttttgagtgcttggacaatttagatgagcgagttgatgcatctggtgtccgtgcgattttagcctctaacttggttttaatgtcacgtacggtgcagtctctttcagaattaagctgctggaaactttgcaattc
This region of Ranitomeya imitator isolate aRanImi1 chromosome 1, aRanImi1.pri, whole genome shotgun sequence genomic DNA includes:
- the LOC138657834 gene encoding uncharacterized protein encodes the protein MFCGTGLLLFLGLYVYWSCPYNPRHLGNIKGVTRVVFSRPHFSDVLIDYCLDTNFSVLFTASNLKQMDFRTRDQTWLSRLQEVFREESTGILTPNGGDSKERIVRLRSLLHRRTKLWWNRASLGQYLARDLIPRGLRIQIFPSFVVDDDNFKRDWENLATKCSRGFMELLMRADEMKLGSIEKEIDDLQVIIKDELTSEAMEQLNSDLEKDFSKWEQEIGAVKTKKLQRDNSDYQGNKVYRWKNNNKRSRPMSQVKTGSISSLTSVEESSVASDQSRGGEGVRKIQPGRTVKRQFNNKRKISPSPAYERKAKNTHLEVINLSSHSLSETQVDLLKLGLNFVPSNKFDFFTVLKDTHLFCRKLILKKLHSQRNSNQGPSDDVEQEALEALEDLLREQSEIPVTHIHIIPSA